One part of the Rutidosis leptorrhynchoides isolate AG116_Rl617_1_P2 chromosome 1, CSIRO_AGI_Rlap_v1, whole genome shotgun sequence genome encodes these proteins:
- the LOC139878648 gene encoding tetraspanin-2-like translates to MAVSNNIIATINFLALICSIPIIVTGIWLASKPDNNCIRSLPWPIIFVGVLFLLLSLTGFIGAYYNKQGLLSFYLFCNAALIVTGIILLILAFIVTHPSGAFSVPDREYDEYRYMGYSEWLRDHITDPENWGSIRACLASSSVCKKMVWGAYTAPEFFASHISSLQSGCCKPPTVCGYQYVNPITWINPTNPMGDVDCILWNNDPNQLCYNCDSCKAGVLGNLRKEWKEINWILIIAVIVLICLYLIAFNAFKNSQKGSK, encoded by the exons ATGGCAGTAAGCAACAACATAATAGCTACAATAAACTTCCTAGCACTTATTTGTTCAATCCCGATCATCGTAACCGGTATCTGGCTCGCTTCAAAACCCGACAACAACTGCATCCGCTCGCTCCCGTGGCCCATCATCTTCGTAGGCGTCCTTTTTCTCCTACTCTCACTCACCGGCTTCATTGGCGCATATTACAACAAACAAGGCTTATTGTCGTTTTACCTTTTTTGCAACGCGGCGCTCATAGTTACCGGAATCATTCTCCTTATACTTGCTTTCATTGTGACCCACCCGTCTGGTGCGTTTTCGGTTCCCGATCGGGAATATGATGAGTACCGTTACATGGGGTACTCAGAGTGGCTTCGGGATCATATAACTGATCCCGAAAACTGGGGGAGTATAAGGGCGTGTTTGGCTTCATCTTCCGTTTGTAAGAAAATGGTTTGGGGTGCTTACACTGCACCCGAGTTCTTTGCTTCCCATATCTCTTCTCTTCAG TCGGGATGTTGCAAGCCTCCAACGGTGTGTGGGTATCAATACGTCAACCCAATAACGTGGATCAACCCGACTAACCCGATGGGTGACGTGGACTGCATCTTATGGAACAATGACCCGAATCAACTGTGCTACAATTGTGACTCGTGTAAAGCGGGTGTGTTAGGGAACCTACGAAAAGAATGGAAGGAAATAAACTGGATATTGATTATAGCTGTGATCGTTCTCATCTGCCTTTATCTTATAGCGTTTAATGCTTTCAAGAACTCACAAAAAGGCTCCAAATAG